One Nostoc sp. CENA543 genomic window, ATTTAATTTACCTAGTTAGGAGGAGGCAAGGGGGCAGGGAGCAGGGGGCAGGGGAGAAAAAGAAAATGCCCAATGCCCAATTCCCAATTCCCAATTCCCAATCTATGCCTACATCAACTTGGAATCGTCATCACGTCCTCTCTTTGGCTGACTTCACGGCGGCTGAATACGATACTGTCCTTAAAACTGCTGCTAGTTTTCGTGAGGTATTGTCACGGCGGACGAAGAAAGTCCCAGCTTTGCAAGGACAGGTGGTGGCGAATTTATTTTTTGAACCATCTACCCGTACTCGCAGTAGTTTTGAAATCGCCGCTAAACGTTTGAGTGCAGATACTCTCAACTTTGCTGCTGCTACTTCGTCCATGACTAAGGGCGAGACAATTCTGGACACTGCGAAAACTTATCTGGCGATGGGAACTGATATTATGGTGATTCGCCATAAAGAAGCCGGAGTACCAAATGCGATCGCTGATGAAATGGATCGTTTAGGTGTCAAAGTTAGTGTCCTCAATGCCGGCGATGGACAACATGAACACCCTTCCCAAGCACTGCTAGATTTATTCACTATTTGTAGTCTGATGGACGCAGAAAATCCGCGTTTAGAATTACTCAAGAATAAGAAAATTGCTATTGTCGGGGATATTCTGCATTCGCGTG contains:
- a CDS encoding aspartate carbamoyltransferase catalytic subunit, which gives rise to MPTSTWNRHHVLSLADFTAAEYDTVLKTAASFREVLSRRTKKVPALQGQVVANLFFEPSTRTRSSFEIAAKRLSADTLNFAAATSSMTKGETILDTAKTYLAMGTDIMVIRHKEAGVPNAIADEMDRLGVKVSVLNAGDGQHEHPSQALLDLFTICSLMDAENPRLELLKNKKIAIVGDILHSRVARSNIWSLIASGAEVHLAAPPTLLPKFFAEYIYAEGIDVPPGKLFIHWQLEPALANADFVMTLRLQKERMTAHLLPSLREYHQLFGITRAKLQLCQPHVKVLHPGPVNRGVEISSDLMDDPEFSLIQSQVTSGVAVRMALLYLLGSGKT